One Odontesthes bonariensis isolate fOdoBon6 chromosome 12, fOdoBon6.hap1, whole genome shotgun sequence genomic window, GAAGGAATATCTTCATAATGATAGCCCTGTGAGGATATGGTTAGGTTTGAATTACAGACATATTCATGAAGAACAGACAGCTAACGTTCGGGCAGCTACATAACAAATAAAATGCTGTGGGAGCAGGTTGTTGGCCTTTTGAGTGCTCTGTTCTGTAAAGACCTGGCAAGAAATTACacagaatggggggggggggggtgtattaTGTAAGGCAACCCTGGAAAATAATCTAATTGGGGCAATGCAGTCACATACTCGGCTGCAGGGAAAAAATGAGGTGCAAACCGCCTCTGGGACAGGGCAgcgtttttttaatactttttataGCATCAAGTTCAGTAGTTTCTAAGTAACCATAGgttgagaaaaaaatatatattcagaTTTTAAGACCACTAAAGCTAAAAAATATTATGGCAATTACATTACAAATGTTCCATTAACGTGACATATAAGAAGAACACTAAAGGCACAAAGAACATGAATTTGCTAGAAATGGTGTGGGCAAAGAATAATTCTTTTAAGGAGGAAATAAACACTAGcctaaaatgttgtttttgctGCCCACTCTGTACAGATGCACAGGTAGCAGTTAATTATTccttgtgtatgtgtatgtaaaaCACTGCAAGGGTGTCATGGTCAGCCTTGTGTTAAACCATTCTTCGAGGTACAGACACAAGTGATGGAAAAGTtgcaaaaaaataagaaaaaacagcGCAGAAACAATAGAAAAAGGTAAgtcaaatgaaacattttggAAAGTAAAGTTTATTGTGACattgtgaaattaaaaaaaaagcaaaacacacaaaaacaaaaaaacaaagaatagGAAATCAATAAAAACGAACAAACTACACACTGCTAAATGTATGCTAACAATGGAAGATGGATATGATGGGGAACTGCTGTGCTGGTGACTCCTGCAGAAAGCACCAGCTGTGTGACACACCAAGGCAACTTGTCACCTGTGGGTCTCCTTCTTGGGCAGGAGTGGTGTTGGATGGGACGGGTCTGGCGGACAGCTGGCTTCATCCCACTCCTCTTGGATGGAGACAGACTCTGAGTCTCCAATTTTTTGGTGATATCAGTCTTCTTTATGATAGCTACATTATCAGAAGAAACAAGGCCATTGAGTAAAGCACAGGGAAGCAAAAAATAAGCAGAGATAGCTGCTGAGCCATGTCAAAATGCTGACTGCCGTGAGATAAAGACTCCCCAGGAGCCCTTTGTAGCCGTTGTACTTGTTGATGCATGCATAAACAGATGACTTAATCACACGTGGGCTGCAAATATTTTGacaatgttttatatttttagaACAGCCACATGTATAAACAGCATTACTAAACTAACAGAACAAAGAGAATTGTGTAGTAATATTGTTTCTGCAAGAAGCAGTAACATATTTACAGTAGCATGGTGATGAACTCTAGTATTACATGTAAGAATTTATTAAGAATTTagcacactgtacagaatataCACAGATACTGTACTACTTAAATTACGAATataattataaacaaaatttaagtGAGAAagaaccttttttcttcttgACTTCCTCTCTGGGGATGTAGATGGGTTCTTTGCGGACAGGTTTGCGTTCAGGTGTTGAGATCCTTCCTTTAGGTCGCCCTCCTTTGGTCTTGGGTTTaacctgtttttctgtcttctgcTGTTGTGTCTGCTTGTTCTGGACCACGGAAGGCTTTTTGACTGGACTAGGCACCTTGGGCAAAGGCTCAATCTGCTCTGTTGCCATACTCCTATCATCATCTGATAAACAAGGCAGAGAAAAAGTCATTCATTTGAAGCAGAAGAAGGAAGAGGGAGGAGAAACTATCAtgacagaacaaagagatcTCACCTTGTGTGTCCACCCAGGAGCTGTCCAGGATGGAGTCATCTACAGTGGTTTCATCTCTGTCATAGCTTTCTGTTGGTCCTTCTGTTTCTATGGTCTGAGTCTCCCTTCCTGGGGAGGCAGGGGTTTCAGGAACATCACCCACCTCCTCTAAACTGGCTGCTTCCATGTCAGCTTCCTGGGCCAACTCCACagactcctcctcttcctcttcatcttcttTCCGGGCAGGGACACAAAGGGCTTCATCCTCAAGTGGAGCTGAGAAACGAACGCTGTGCCCCGGTTCCTCAGCTTCATCGAAGGTCTGGACCACAGTGATGAAATCATCTTCGACCATCACCACCGATTCAATGGCAGCACGGGTCTCTGGTATCTCCTTTGTCACCTCTGGCCCTGCAGCTGCTAACTTTAAAACATCTCCCTCACTCTTCTCTTTCGAGTTGCAAGCTTCTTCCTCAGCAGCATTAATGGCggcttttttgttttgctgtctTGATTCTAATTCCACTGGCTGGTCTGCAAGCCTCTTGTCCATCTCAGCTGCTTTCtcgttttctttcttctctttcagttCCTTTTCTATCTTTTctatctcttctttttcttttgcttccCTCTCTATCTTTTCCttctcttccttttcttttgcttcCTTCTCtatcttttctttctctgcctTCTCTCTCATTTGTTGCTCCATCGTTTCTTTTTCcagcctttctttcctttctttctcctctTGCTCCAtcttttccttctcttctctttcattCCTCTCCCtatcttctctctctttttcttccttttcttttttctccctctcttctgtttctttcttctctaTTAGCTCCCTCTCTGCTTTCGCTTTCTTCTCGttctcttccttttcttttagctccctctctgctttctctttcttctcgttctcttccttttcttttagctctctctctgctttctctttcttctcgttctcttccttttcttttagctccctctctgctttctctttcttctcgtactcttccttttcttttagctccctctctgctttctctttcttctcgtactcttccttttcttttagctccctctctgctttctctttcttctcgttctcttccttttcttttagctccctctctgctttctccttctccagtctctctctctcttgctcttcctgctttttctccttcctttctttctcctctCTCAGTATCCTCTCTGCCTCTTCTTTCTTCTGTCTTTCCTGTTCCTCTGtccctttcatttccttttctttcttttctgcttcCTCCCTGactttcctctcttcctcttctttctttttcatctcGACTGCCTCCCTCTCTTGTTCTTCCTTAATTTTTCTTACAATCTCATCTCGCTCATCTTTGTTTATTCCTAACACAGGTGAAGGTGCTCTTTTTGGGGAACCATATAATTCTCTTTGTTTAAGTTTGGAAGGTGACAGTACTGGGGAGAGCAGCTTGTCATCATCGATGTTGCTCTCCACAGATGAAGTAGGAGAAGTTTTGACGGGTCTTGCAATCCGGTCCTTAGCCATGCCAGTCAGTTGGTACACATCCTCAGCATCCACCTCCTCATATGCTTCCTGGTGTACCAGCTTCACCTTCTCCCGAAGCTCCTGCAGTTCTCGTTCCTCCTCTAAACTGAGAGGCCTGTCCTCCATCTCCAATTTGCGGATCTGCCTCTCGTAGTCTGCAATCTCAGTTTCTGATGCTGAGCCTTCACCACTAGCTTGTCGTTCAGTCTCACTGGCTGACCTCTCACATTCTTCTAGAGTCACAGTTACAGTTGGTGTCACAAAGGACTCAATTGGCTGAGTAAGTGGTGTCTCGCTTACGGATTTTACCGGCTGATTATCTACAATATCTTTGCTTGTTTCCTCTATAGATTCTTTCTTAACCACCTGCCTCTGGTCTTGCCTCTCTTCTACGTCAACAACTCCTGATGGCTGGCTCTTGTCCTCCACAGATGTATCTCTAACAGCTAATTTTCTTGCCTGTTCTGCCACTTTCTCCTCAAGGACAGATGGAGTGAAGACCTGCGCAGAAGTGTCTGGGCTGAACACATCTGCAGGGGATGGCATGGGCCCCGAATATTCACTGAACACACAATAACCCATCTCTTCCAGTTGGCTTTCACTCTTTCTTGCTCCAGGACTCTGTTCCCCTGAAGTTAGGCTAGCCATTGGGTCGTCAGTGAAAGCTGAAACATCATCTTGAATCGACTTCCTCTGGATGATTTCTGGCTCTGTGTTTTCCGAAGCCAGTCTAGAACGGGTACCAGCAAGGTCCAACATCTCGGGCAAGTCTTGCGTCATCACTGTTCCATTTTTGTAAGTGTTGTTAGAGGGCTGAGGTGATTCTGGAGAGTCTGGTTCCGAAGTGGCTTTTGAAGGTGGTTCAGCTGTCCGTGGAGGGGATGAGGAATCTGAGGTGACGGAAGCTGCGGTCTCCAGGATGAGGGGAGGGAATGATGGAGGCTTATCCGAAGAAGGTGTAGAAACCGGAAGGTAATCAGCTGACTCATCTAGACTTCCACTGGTATATGACATGATGTCTGTGGCCAGTGGGGAGAAGTTCCTAGGTCGACCTTGTCCACTTTGATCCATTGTGCCAATAGTAATATTAAGTGAATAACTCCTTTGCTCTAAGGCAAGTTTACCGGGGGAAAGCCTGCATTCATTACTCTTGTCAGGCACTGTAAAGACGCCAGTGTCTTCTGCTGTACTTTTCTTAGTTTCAGGTTTATCCTTTGCTTCAGCTAGTGTGCTGTAGCTAATCTCCTGAGGCTTGGAATCACCTGTAGTCTTCTTCTCACCAGCTCGACTAAGTTCGTAATAACCCTCACCCTTACACTGGGGATCTTCATCAACCTCCATAGCTGATGTTTCAAAATATGCTGACATGCCAGATCTGTCTGTGGCATCTCTTGTTGCATCTCCTCCTTGAACTTTGACTCCCATTGAAGAGAAATCAGAGGGAGCACCGATGCTGCTGAACTCCACCACCTCCACCGATGGCTGCTTTGCGGACACAGTGATTGGCTCACCGTATGTTGGCTGAAGTGTGAGAGATCTGGCTGATTCTTTGGCTTGGCTTTGAACGTCTGGAGGTACAAAAGACGGCATATCCATGGTGGGGCTCTCCGGTACAACTCTTTCACCAGCAAAGAACCCTTGGATCTGGGGCTCAAAAAACTCCTCTGGGCGTTTTTCCGATCCAATACTGTCGGGGCTCATGGACCCACTGTCTTGCTTATCCGAGTCCATCTTCAAGGCTGAAAAGATATCTGTAAGTTGGCTGTTTCTATAACCAAGGAAAAGTATTTCTTTAGCATGCCGTGAATGAGATATTTCCTAAGCCAGGGATCATGAAAACTACAACAGAAACAGGCAAAGCTCTCTCTTAGAAACTTACAGCACAATGATACGGCCATCACTGAAGAAGTACGGCGAGATTATGGGATCCACCAAGTCACAAATGATGAAAATTATGGGGTGGTGTTTGATGGAACCGGCATGAAGTAAGTGTGATGCTGATTTGGGGGAAACAAGCTATAACAGATGGGAGGAATATCCATGCTTTTaacatcaaaacaaaagaaTGAGCATTTCTATCATTCTTAAAAAACACAATGCATTTTTTCAAGAATGTGTCTATTTACAAGCCGTCAAAATTCATATTTTCACTTAGATCTGATAGGATTTAGAGGATTTTATAATGTCACAAGTCGATCCAAAACATAACCAGCATCTTGTTTGTGAATGACGGAGAAATGCCATATTCTGTCAACaacaaaagatgacaaaaataACCAAAAAATATAAACCAATGGTAGTCTTTCTGTAAAgtcacttttttatatatacagtatgGTTCTACTGACAGCTTTACCACACTGAACATGAGACAGCCAACACAAAACCCCCTGCAAAATCTGTATTCAGAATCATGATAATAATATGAGCAATGCATGTTCAGTAACTATGATTTATGGCAATATAAAAGGCACAGAACTGGCATACCAGCACAAAGCCATTTTGTGTGAAAAAAATGAGAAACCTGTAAGCTTATAAGCtggtgaaataaaacaaaaaaagcactgtTACGTATAGCATCACTTCACGTCATCATACCAACACGAAACGGCCGGCCCCAAAAACCAGAGCaagtaaaagaaaacacaagcaAATACAACACGCAATAAAACCAGGATCAATTCAACATTGTGGCTCTTTTCACCAACAAGCCTGTGTTGCCTTGCAGCCGCAGCAGAGCGCAGGGAGGGATACTTGCCATTCCGCTTGACTTACAATGCTTATGTTATTCACCTTCTTCTAACACATCTTGCATTCTAATATAGTGGACAATGCAGTAACATGCAGACAAGGAGAGCAGAGGGCAGGACACACCTGTCTCTGGGTCTTCCTCaccctctgcttcctcctcctccgctcTGTCCATAGAGCTTTCTGCAGCAGCACTAGCTGCCTCAGCCGGCTCCAGGTCTATATCCTGGGCCTCGTCTACGGCCTCTGCCTGATCTAAGGGTTCAGCATGGGGGCTGTCCAGCTCGGGCTCTTCCCCGCTCCACTGATGCTCATCAAGAGCAGCCTCCGACTCTGCTGCCTCTGtactttcctcctcctcctcttccacctcctcctcctcctcgtatTCAGCTGTAAGAGCCTCCATGGTCTCTTCTTCTCAACAGCAGGGTGAAAGGGGGGACACATTAAGACCACAGGCAACACAGACTTGGGTTATGTGAGAACACAACTTATGAGGGGACACTTTCAGCTCTGTGAACAGATGATGTCACGTGTTTGTATCTTTACACATACAGGTACATTACATATATGGTGCAGAGTATTGTTGGGTGAGAGGTTTTCAATCCGTGACAGGTATTTCAGTCCGAAATTGATACTGTGGGTGCTTACTGTGATCAAACTATAAAGGCTTATTTGCCCAAATTTGCCCTTTGAGTGATATTACATGATGAAAATTACAACTTTTTCACTTTCTATTTCTCTTGCACACAACATATCTGCAACCCAAACTGACTATTATTGATGACAGAGGTAGTTTAAAGAAAATGATAACAGAAATAAAACTACAATTCATGGCTcaatactgtgcaaaaactgACTATTTTTGTTCAGAGCATTTCCAAAATCAAATTTTTTCTGaaaatgcatatatatatatatatatatatatatatatatatatatatataaataaataaatatttatgattaaagaaatatgattttttttttaaaaaacgcttAGCTATGCATCCATCTAATCGTCATATTTATTCATATAGAACTGGAGCAAGCTGGCATATTCACTGGGGAAAAACATTAATTTCACAGCTTAAGGTGCTGATGCTGGGGAATTAACATTCAATTTTTGTGCAACTGTGTCATTCAAATAAgctaaataacaacaaaaagaggaaaaaatataATATCTGGATACAAAGTTTCTGTTAATACTGCTCATTCGCTTCAGACATAATAATGGCATGCAAAATTGTTAATGTTATAGTAACTATTATTAAGAAACAGCTACAGAAAGCGAATGAGCTACATGTTACTGATCTGCTCATGTTATTGATGTCAAGCTCACAAAGTCgatattaaaacaaaattaaagtgTGCAACAATTATAGCAATTTAAGTGTGAACTTTTCAACTGTTTTCTGTAATATCATCCATTTTTATAATAGTTCTAATAGAGAAAATGTCAAAAAATAACTTTTGTAAAATTAGTTTTATACAACATTTTGATCAGTTTGATCATATGACTTCCCCTCTTTCATATGTTCAAGACCAAAAATTTTCTAAAAATCTTTTCATGCTCTAAAACATCACAGTGAAAGGTTTAAACAGTtactgtattaaaaaaaaatgaagatttATCGGACTGCGATTTTCTGTTATGTGTGACTTTCTTAAGCTTGTTATAAACGCTTAATTGCTGGTTGTGGTTATTCATACAGACATCGATGATGGGCTAGTATCATCGAAACTGGAATGAGACCCATTGAAACTGCAAACAAGATGTTTTGTGTGCTTTGGAGCTGAAAGTCTTCCTTGTTGCCACAGTGAGAGTGTTAGAGTAGGGACTGATGTGTGGAGAGGAACTGACACAGTACACCATGGTAAAAGAAAAGTGATAATCTTGAGGAATTAACTAAATTAATCAGTATGGGAGATGACTGGCAAAGAGAAATCTTGTGCATAAAGGTCATGCACAGTGTCTCTGAGACATTTATGAAAGTAATGGATCTTAATTCATGTCCCAAAAGTCAGCCTTGTGGGCCATGTGGTCTTACTGATGAGGATGTTCACTGACGGAGCCACAAAAAACCCACTGCTGTATCTTTGAGACATCACTGCTATGCGCTGGAGTTAACGGCATGGCAACCACAGGAAGCAATGGCTTTTGGTGAAAATGAATGAGAATAAGAAAGATGAATGTTAAATAAGCACGTCAAATTTTGAGTAGACACACATCACAAGGACAAACAAACCTCACGCAAAGACAGACGAAGAGACAAATGGACGGACGGAGGGACGGAGGGACAAAAGGAAGGAGGGATGAAGCGAGGAGGTCAAATCacagaaggaaagaaagagagaggagatgagGGGAGAAATGGCAAAGAGGAACCATGCGTGGTTCACCTTCAATCTGTCTAAAGGCCACGGCATGCCCTGTGGGGCGAGCGCCCGAGTGCGTCCACTCTGGGCTGAACAATGGGTGCTCATAGTACTCCTCGTCGGAGTGGTAGGGGTCGTCCTCGGGCACGGAAACTGAGATGGAGGGGGCGAGGAACTTGCACCTCTCCCGAGAATTTTGGAAGCGACGGAGAGGGCCCGCCTCCTCCTCATCCCCTACATCTACAAACAAGACAGACACAAGGAGAAGAACTGCAGGGAAATCTCGACACACGGACTAAAAGAGAGACAGCGAGAAGGAaggaaaagataaagaaaaagaaaacaatgaaaaaaaaatgggaaaactggcaaaaaaaacaaccatctTAAAGTTGATTTATCACACAATATATTGGTAAGTTATTCAAATTTAGGGTTATTTTTTGTGGGGGTATTTCTGTCTGTAGCTTGGTAGCACAATGTTTGCCCACATGTCACGTCATGTAATCTTTATCTCTTTAAACTGAAATTATAAACCATTCAACAGCACCCCATTTATGTGCTTCTTGGCATCACTTTCAAGGCAGGACCAAACtgcaaaaaaagtaaaagaaggCTGTGTGATGACAGCATCTCAACCAGGTAAGGATTTAGAAAGACTACCGGAATAATTCCATAAGTCATCTTTTGTCCTCTTCGTTGTTCCACGCTAACCCTACAATCAATGGTCTAACTTTAAATGGGGCCAACAGTGGATCTTAAAGTTCCCCAGATGACTTTTAAAGATGgccattttttttgcaaagaaaGGGTACATAAGGCTtgagaagattaaaaaaaattaaaccatTAGAATAGGCAACAAAAAGAGAAACGTGTAGACAGACTGAGACACGTATGAAGAAGACTTGAGAACAAGAGAGACATCACACACAGGACTACAACAAGTAGACAGTGACAAGCAACTGAAAGATAGCAAAGCTTTGGGGGCCAGCCTTTATCCGAGACCAACAAAATGAGCATAATGCATCATTTAAGGAAAAAAATCGTCTTTGTTCCACAATGACTAAacctaaacaaaaacacaacattaaaAGGAAACAGTTACAACCACGGTAGCACAGCAGAAGGTtggataaaagaaagaaagactgaaAAGGTGTGTTTTGCCAGCTACGACACAAACAAAGCTCTTTTTTTGCAATTCCCTGGATCTGCTCAAAGCTATGTAAAGACTCAAAAATACAACACCAACCCACCAACTAAGCCTTTTTTAACACTCAGGGTGAAACAGAAAACTTGTCACCTGGGTATGCAAAGACTTAAACCTACACTTTTATCGTCGAGTGTAGAGCTCCAAGTTGCACTGTTCAACAATTGCTGAAAACCAAATGTAAGAGTCAACGAAAAACAACCTAACTGCATCATCGGTCTAACTGGTAAACTGGAGGGCAAAGAATCATTTATGTCAGAGGGCAAACTATGCTCATAGGTTGCATTTCTTCTTATCCTCTTTTTGCTATTTGCTTTTTCCTCTTTCCATCTCACGTCCATTTCACAGTTTCAGTCTATAGATTTAGCTTTAGAGATGAACCTCTGACCTTTAGCCCTTAACCACATACcccaaaaaatttaaaaatataaaaaataaaaaacagacaaCAGACAATGACCAGAAAACGCAACACCATGACAACAGACATGCAAAACTTAGAAGAACAAAACAGACAAACGACAAGAAGTTGCAGGATTACCTAAATTTTCATATTAGTGTGTGTGGAGACAGTGAGGTGTGGAGGTTAGAGGAGTGGATGAAGAGGATGATAAAAAAGAGTGCGCTTGGTATGACACAGTGGTCATGCATGTGAGTGTGTCTTCATTCCAGAGAAATTGTGACGACAATGAAGATACTAAGTGCATCGGTTCCAGGAGTATGATGAAAAGGATGAAGCTGAATCTCCGAGGAAATGGATGACAGGAGAAGGGAGAACATGTCCCTGCTTTTAGCAGCTCTGATTTGGTTTCTTGAATGGGTGTCAATGTGTCGTTTCTCGCCAGCACCACAACACACCAATGTGTTGGCGATCACAAAACTCCTGAGGCTAAAGTGAAGGAAAAGAAGGAAAccatactctttttttttttttttatcagatgtGGTCTTTTTATTCTTGGCCTACCTTGTTCCGGAGGACCAAAGTGCTCAGCTGCAGGTGAAGGGGGAGGGGAAGGAGGCAAATTGGTGGTATCTTCAACTGTAAAGGGGCAAAGAGGGAAGAGGAGGCATGAATATAGTCATAGAAatcaaaaaaagtaaaaacttaATGGATATTCTGCCATTCGTTTGTATGAAACTAGGAGGTACACGAGTAGAGCAAAGTGACACCAACACTGACAAAAGagtttcaaattcaattcaaagaaTATGTGAACTCCAGCAGTTGTGAGAGAAGTCGTAAGACCATGAAGGTGACGGTCGAATTACAGTCATGTAGCTGCACCATCGAACCACCCCTACTGCCTCATAAGAAACACTTGAGAATTACATCTGCTACAAGGTAAATTAAAGATACATGAATGATAAATAGCTCATATGAATCATATTTTCCTCCTTCCACTTGAAGGGCCGGCACCTTACAGGCCTTGCTTTTCTTTCAACTGGACAACCTGTTGTTAACATGTAGCTGAGGATGAATGTAGACAGCTCAGCCTCCATAACATACTCAACTTACAGCAGCATGATTTTAATAAACTCTTTGATCAAACGGTATTCAAGGTTAGCAATGCTCTGTCATGTTGCTGCCCACCAGACCGTCCAGCTGTACTATTATtatgatgtttgtttttctttaaggaAGACTTAGTGTCTGCCATACTGGGTTCAGCGTATGCTTACCACGGATGACTCTTTACTCTGTAAATATGCTGTCTTTTCATGATGTGTGCGACTCCACGAGGCCACGTGTTGTGACTGACTTCTGAACATCAGATGTGCACAACTTGGATAGCAGAATGAATGGGTGCTGGGTGTGAGTTGCTGACTTTTAACTTGCCTTTGGAACCCTGTAGACCTGACAGGGTTGTGCCATGACCCTCATCCAGTGCCAGCTGGGTCAGACAGGCTCCGGCCCCATGTGCCAATTGGACAGAAGATTTTTTTCTATGGTTACTACCCGGCAACGCTTGTTGTGATGCTGACTCACCTGACGGCAGTCGTTGAGTCTCCTGTTCTCCCTTCAGTACTGCCACTGCCTCTGCCGTCACCTCTTGCACAATCCGTGCAGACACTTGCTCTGAGAATAGACAgtcacacaaatacacaagGTGAATAAAACTGTTCATCTAAGTAGAATATAAAGGGAGAGGCTTAAATAGGTCAAATCtaacaaattcaattcaataaatATCCAAAACTgtaagggagaaaaaaaaaaaagtccagttgCCCCTGTTAAATATAATCGAACCACTGCAGTTGTACTGGAACAATATAAGAACTTGAACTTCCAAACTATATATTGATGTTAGAATTTACTATATAAAGTATATATAAAGCAATCTAATTTGCCAATCTTTTCAcacattgctttttttttaaaaatcatgtcACTAAAAACActggatgaaaaccagaaaaccaACCAACTGCTCGAATACTTGTGTGGCTTGTGAAGGTGTTACTATGGAAACCTGACATCATTATACAAAGTGCAGGCTGGAGATGAGATGTATAATTTCCAAAAATCTATTCTGTTTTACTCCATTTTTATCTAACTTTAGGATCTGAGTCATTGTATCTGCAATGACACACATAATTTAATCTTTCTAAAACGCCAGATTCAGA contains:
- the map2 gene encoding microtubule-associated protein 2 isoform X11 — translated: MADGRQPEDGTPQWDPSGGQEPGGTHGANGYSASAFRTCQPGGAHMATAPYTARENGFNGELTGAHAITAEQVSARIVQEVTAEAVAVLKGEQETQRLPSVEDTTNLPPSPPPSPAAEHFGPPEQDVGDEEEAGPLRRFQNSRERCKFLAPSISVSVPEDDPYHSDEEYYEHPLFSPEWTHSGARPTGHAVAFRQIEEETMEALTAEYEEEEEVEEEEEESTEAAESEAALDEHQWSGEEPELDSPHAEPLDQAEAVDEAQDIDLEPAEAASAAAESSMDRAEEEEAEGEEDPETALKMDSDKQDSGSMSPDSIGSEKRPEEFFEPQIQGFFAGERVVPESPTMDMPSFVPPDVQSQAKESARSLTLQPTYGEPITVSAKQPSVEVVEFSSIGAPSDFSSMGVKVQGGDATRDATDRSGMSAYFETSAMEVDEDPQCKGEGYYELSRAGEKKTTGDSKPQEISYSTLAEAKDKPETKKSTAEDTGVFTVPDKSNECRLSPGKLALEQRSYSLNITIGTMDQSGQGRPRNFSPLATDIMSYTSGSLDESADYLPVSTPSSDKPPSFPPLILETAASVTSDSSSPPRTAEPPSKATSEPDSPESPQPSNNTYKNGTVMTQDLPEMLDLAGTRSRLASENTEPEIIQRKSIQDDVSAFTDDPMASLTSGEQSPGARKSESQLEEMGYCVFSEYSGPMPSPADVFSPDTSAQVFTPSVLEEKVAEQARKLAVRDTSVEDKSQPSGVVDVEERQDQRQVVKKESIEETSKDIVDNQPVKSVSETPLTQPIESFVTPTVTVTLEECERSASETERQASGEGSASETEIADYERQIRKLEMEDRPLSLEEERELQELREKVKLVHQEAYEEVDAEDVYQLTGMAKDRIARPVKTSPTSSVESNIDDDKLLSPVLSPSKLKQRELYGSPKRAPSPVLGINKDERDEIVRKIKEEQEREAVEMKKKEEEERKVREEAEKKEKEMKGTEEQERQKKEEAERILREEKERKEKKQEEQERERLEKEKAERELKEKEENEKKEKAERELKEKEEYEKKEKAERELKEKEEYEKKEKAERELKEKEENEKKEKAERELKEKEENEKKEKAERELKEKEENEKKAKAERELIEKKETEEREKKEKEEKEREDRERNEREEKEKMEQEEKERKERLEKETMEQQMREKAEKEKIEKEAKEKEEKEKIEREAKEKEEIEKIEKELKEKKENEKAAEMDKRLADQPVELESRQQNKKAAINAAEEEACNSKEKSEGDVLKLAAAGPEVTKEIPETRAAIESVVMVEDDFITVVQTFDEAEEPGHSVRFSAPLEDEALCVPARKEDEEEEEESVELAQEADMEAASLEEVGDVPETPASPGRETQTIETEGPTESYDRDETTVDDSILDSSWVDTQDDDRSMATEQIEPLPKVPSPVKKPSVVQNKQTQQQKTEKQVKPKTKGGRPKGRISTPERKPVRKEPIYIPREEVKKKKAIIKKTDITKKLETQSLSPSKRSGMKPAVRQTRPIQHHSCPRRRPTETPPDSRQPLSVARQSRDRASDGGSQSPEKRSSLSRHTSILSRRGYHEHEESSTSITSSGSTAPRRPTSFRTEMRAEHRIGRTPSMTVAESVRSRSARSGHSTPRTPGSTAITPGTPPSYSSSSWTPGTPRSLSLISHERKVAIVRTPPKSPATTPKQLRIINQPLPDFKNIKSKIGSTENIKYQPKGGQVQIQNKKIDLSHVTSKCGSLDNIHHRPGGGNVRIESVKLGFKDKAQAKVGSMDNTHHIPGGGHIMIESHRLAFRDQAKARVDHGAEIIVQSPGLSGTVSPHRHQESQLSSSGSLNMMESPQLATLAEDVTAALAKQGL